A single region of the Thermoleophilum album genome encodes:
- the rpmH gene encoding 50S ribosomal protein L34 gives MKRTYQPKKRRRARTHGFRKRMRTRQGRQVLKRRRRKGRHRLAG, from the coding sequence ATGAAACGCACCTATCAACCAAAAAAACGTCGTCGAGCACGCACGCACGGCTTTCGAAAGCGCATGAGAACCCGCCAGGGGCGGCAGGTTCTCAAGCGCAGGCGCAGGAAGGGCCGACACAGGCTCGCTGGTTAG